One Halobaculum sp. CBA1158 DNA segment encodes these proteins:
- a CDS encoding universal stress protein — MSIETILVTVKRDDGERLDRLTEEAIEVATATGARVVVAHAFETQSDVDSALERLEGVDGTPTDVARRLEGVRRTATALEAAGVDYEIAGVVGDPGAEIARLAERVGADRVYVGGRKRSPTGKAVFGSTAQQILLSAPCPVTFVREA; from the coding sequence GTGAGCATCGAGACGATTCTGGTGACGGTGAAGCGCGACGACGGCGAGCGCCTCGACCGGCTGACCGAGGAGGCGATCGAGGTGGCGACGGCGACGGGCGCGCGCGTCGTGGTGGCACACGCCTTCGAGACGCAGTCGGACGTGGACAGCGCGCTCGAGCGCCTGGAGGGCGTCGACGGGACGCCGACGGACGTGGCCCGCCGGCTGGAGGGCGTCCGTCGGACGGCGACGGCGCTGGAGGCCGCCGGCGTCGACTACGAGATCGCGGGCGTCGTCGGCGACCCCGGAGCGGAGATCGCCCGACTCGCCGAGCGCGTCGGGGCGGACAGGGTGTACGTCGGGGGGCGGAAGCGCTCGCCCACCGGTAAGGCGGTGTTCGGGTCGACCGCCCAGCAGATCCTGCTGTCCGCGCCGTGCCCGGTGACGTTCGTCCGCGAGGCGTAG
- a CDS encoding DUF6432 family protein: MRVPPDYRDRDDTEVAVLDALVGRAEDGMTVLELRSGVDATIDEVEAALASLKEAGLIEVEQTDDRVRIYPDDRVVPNPGEQIEEEPGLFEAIRDRFGL; this comes from the coding sequence ATGAGGGTGCCGCCCGATTACCGCGACAGGGACGACACCGAGGTTGCGGTGCTCGACGCGCTGGTCGGCCGGGCGGAGGACGGAATGACCGTGCTCGAACTCCGTTCGGGCGTCGACGCCACGATCGACGAGGTGGAGGCCGCGCTCGCGTCGCTGAAGGAGGCCGGTCTGATCGAGGTCGAGCAAACCGACGACCGCGTCCGGATCTACCCCGACGACCGCGTGGTCCCGAACCCGGGCGAGCAGATCGAGGAGGAGCCCGGGCTGTTCGAGGCCATCCGCGACCGCTTCGGACTGTGA
- a CDS encoding geranylgeranyl reductase family protein: MYDFVVVGVGPAGARFARRAAEARYDVLALEKGTVGEPLACSGHVSTDVWEYVPDDTEERLRQNRVYGADFHVGGPDSPSRRFYKREEISNVIDRVELDRTLADAARDAGADVREGHTVTNVEERPGHVEVTASVGGSEETFEARMVAGADGPVSRVRKQLALPEPTETLHGVLAFADEADHGDYVDVHLTAPRFFAWRIPRGDAGVEYGLAAPPGHEVNELFARLTDEYDVETDRFCSGAIPIGPPERTVANRGFLLGDAAAQTKPFTGGGILYGMRAADVAADAVDPEDPTTLARYEEGWREELSREIRFGRWIRRAYSLPEPVQRAGLWALSGEIGVHMDEPSSFFSREHLRKLFS, encoded by the coding sequence ATGTACGACTTCGTCGTGGTCGGCGTCGGCCCAGCGGGCGCGCGCTTCGCCCGGCGGGCCGCCGAGGCCCGCTACGACGTGCTCGCCTTGGAGAAGGGGACGGTCGGCGAGCCGTTGGCCTGCTCGGGGCACGTCTCCACCGACGTTTGGGAGTACGTCCCCGACGACACCGAGGAGCGTCTGCGCCAGAACCGGGTGTACGGCGCGGACTTCCACGTCGGCGGCCCCGATTCCCCCTCGCGCCGCTTCTACAAGCGCGAGGAGATATCGAACGTCATCGACCGCGTCGAACTCGACCGGACGCTCGCCGACGCCGCCCGGGACGCGGGCGCTGACGTGCGCGAGGGCCACACAGTCACGAACGTCGAGGAGCGGCCGGGCCACGTCGAGGTGACCGCCAGCGTCGGCGGCAGCGAGGAGACGTTCGAGGCGCGAATGGTCGCGGGCGCGGACGGCCCGGTGTCGCGGGTCCGGAAGCAGCTCGCCCTGCCCGAGCCGACCGAGACGCTCCACGGCGTGCTCGCGTTCGCCGACGAGGCCGACCACGGCGACTACGTCGACGTGCACCTCACCGCGCCGCGCTTCTTCGCCTGGCGCATCCCCCGCGGCGACGCCGGCGTCGAGTACGGCCTCGCCGCGCCGCCCGGTCACGAGGTGAACGAGCTGTTCGCTCGCCTGACCGACGAGTACGACGTCGAGACCGACCGCTTCTGCTCGGGGGCGATCCCGATCGGACCGCCGGAGAGGACGGTCGCGAACCGCGGGTTCCTCCTGGGCGACGCCGCCGCCCAGACCAAGCCGTTCACGGGCGGCGGCATCCTCTACGGGATGCGCGCCGCGGACGTCGCCGCCGACGCCGTCGATCCCGAGGACCCGACGACGCTCGCCCGCTACGAGGAGGGCTGGCGCGAGGAGCTGTCTCGCGAGATCCGGTTCGGTCGGTGGATCCGCCGGGCGTACTCGCTCCCGGAGCCGGTGCAACGGGCCGGGCTGTGGGCGCTGTCGGGCGAGATCGGGGTCCACATGGACGAGCCGAGCTCCTTCTTCTCCCGGGAACACCTGAGAAAGCTGTTCTCATAG
- a CDS encoding aminomethyltransferase family protein yields the protein MSLVADVHADHGATFVERGGREVVADYGRPDSAARAVRNGVGVIEMGYGVVVVEGDDRVEFVDNAVSNRVPAADGEGCYALLLDPQGAIETELFVYNAGERLLLFVPPDRAEPLVDDWEGKVFIDDVELRDASEEFGVFGVHGPTSTEKIASVLNDAGSPEPELTFVRGRMDGVGVTVIAADGPTGEEGYEVVCAAGEAEDIFDTLLTRGLNSAPFGYATWDTLTAEAGTPRFETELRGRLPNVAGVRSAVDFEKGCFVGQEVVSKVENRGRPSKRLVGVRPEAVPEAGAAIFAGDASVGEVTRAVESPSLGGPIALAYVDFDANATDLTVRVDGDEVAAERVDLPFVEGSARSGRLPTYPEAAEQS from the coding sequence ATGAGTCTCGTCGCCGACGTTCACGCCGACCACGGCGCGACCTTCGTCGAGCGCGGCGGCCGCGAGGTCGTCGCCGACTACGGCCGCCCGGACAGCGCCGCCCGCGCCGTCCGCAACGGCGTGGGCGTCATCGAGATGGGGTACGGCGTCGTCGTCGTCGAGGGCGACGACCGCGTCGAGTTCGTCGACAACGCCGTCTCTAACCGCGTGCCTGCCGCGGACGGCGAGGGATGTTACGCGCTCTTGCTCGACCCGCAGGGAGCGATCGAAACGGAGCTGTTCGTCTACAACGCCGGCGAGCGCCTCCTGTTGTTCGTCCCGCCGGACCGCGCGGAGCCGCTGGTCGACGACTGGGAGGGGAAGGTGTTCATCGACGACGTCGAACTGCGCGACGCCAGCGAGGAGTTCGGCGTCTTCGGCGTCCACGGGCCCACCTCGACCGAGAAGATCGCCTCGGTGCTCAACGACGCGGGCTCGCCAGAGCCCGAGTTGACGTTCGTCCGCGGGCGGATGGACGGCGTCGGCGTCACCGTGATCGCCGCCGACGGTCCGACCGGCGAGGAGGGGTACGAGGTGGTCTGTGCCGCCGGAGAGGCTGAGGACATCTTCGACACGCTCCTCACTCGGGGGCTGAACTCCGCGCCGTTCGGCTACGCGACGTGGGACACCCTCACGGCCGAGGCCGGGACGCCGCGGTTCGAGACGGAACTGCGCGGTCGCCTGCCGAACGTCGCCGGCGTCCGCTCGGCCGTCGACTTCGAGAAGGGCTGTTTCGTCGGTCAGGAGGTCGTCTCGAAGGTCGAGAACCGCGGCCGGCCGAGCAAACGACTCGTCGGAGTCCGACCCGAAGCCGTTCCGGAGGCGGGCGCGGCGATCTTCGCCGGCGACGCATCCGTCGGCGAGGTGACTCGCGCCGTCGAGTCGCCGAGTCTCGGTGGCCCGATCGCGCTCGCGTACGTGGATTTCGACGCCAACGCGACCGACCTGACCGTCCGTGTCGACGGCGACGAGGTCGCCGCCGAGCGCGTCGACCTCCCGTTCGTCGAGGGGAGCGCGCGCTCCGGACGACTACCCACGTACCCGGAGGCCGCCGAACAGTCGTAA
- the uvrA gene encoding excinuclease ABC subunit UvrA, which translates to MPKEFIEVRGAEENNLKDLDVEIPREQFNVVTGLSGSGKSSLAFDTVYAEGQRRYIESLSAYARNFLGQMDKPQVESVEGLSPAISIDQKNAANNPRSTVGTVTELHDYLRLLYARVGHPHCPECGREVGEQSAQQMAGRVFELPEGTRAKIAAPVVRDQKGAFEDLFDELAAEGYSRVEVDGEQFDLSLERPELDENYDHTIDVIVDRVKVREEDRSRITDSVETALEEADGVLKVILPDPPEGDEFDLGGNESRSTGDLAGDADDRLVVEFSEDLACTHCGIDFSEIETRSFSFNSPHGACPECEGIGSTKEVDEDLVVTDPSQPIKHVFEPWSYNRSYYRTRLDNVADHFGVSVETPFEALSESEQRQFLYGTDRQVEFEQQTKNGVRRKTQRFEGVVPNLERRHVETDSDRTREHIEEFMAVTTCPECEGTRLKPQSRSVYVDGTSITEVNQLSIGDALEHFEGMEETMTERERTIATEILKEIRARLGFMEEVGLEYLTLDREASTLSGGESQRIRLATQVGSGLVGVLYVLDEPSIGLHQRDNDRLLDTLEGLRDLGNTLLVVEHDEATMRRADNIIDIGPGPGKRGGEIVAQGDFDDIVNTDESVTGDYLAGREVVEVPGSRRDSDAALTVEGARQHNLKDVDVDIPVGQFTAITGVSGSGKSTLMHDVLYKGLAREMNDNTEVDPGEHDRITGTDHIEGVRLIDQSPIGRTPRSNPATYTDVFDYVRELFAETKLANQRGYDKGRFSFNVKGGRCEECGGQGQVKIEMNFLSDVHVPCEECGGARYNDETLDVTYKGKTIADVLDMSVDEAYDFFESHSGLERRLGLLKDVGLDYMQLGQPSTTLSGGEAQRVKLAEELGKKDAGDTLYLLDEPTTGLHKADERKLIDVLHRLTDKGNTVVVIEHELDLVKNADNIVDLGPEGGEGGGEVVAEGTPEAVARVDESHTGRYLRDYLPRVDAEGPRSDRRMPALAAEATESADGDDAESDEEAVEAPATDD; encoded by the coding sequence GTGCCCAAGGAGTTCATCGAGGTCCGCGGTGCCGAGGAGAACAACCTCAAGGACCTCGACGTGGAGATCCCGCGCGAGCAGTTCAACGTCGTCACCGGTCTCTCGGGATCGGGCAAGTCGTCGCTCGCGTTCGACACCGTCTACGCCGAGGGTCAGCGGCGGTACATCGAATCGCTGTCGGCGTACGCCCGGAACTTCCTCGGGCAGATGGACAAGCCGCAAGTCGAGAGCGTCGAGGGACTCTCGCCGGCGATCTCTATCGATCAAAAGAACGCCGCCAACAACCCTCGGTCGACCGTGGGGACCGTCACCGAGCTTCACGACTACCTTCGCCTGCTGTACGCCCGCGTCGGACATCCGCACTGCCCGGAGTGCGGCCGCGAGGTCGGCGAACAGTCGGCCCAGCAGATGGCGGGTCGCGTGTTCGAGTTGCCGGAGGGAACCCGCGCGAAGATCGCCGCGCCGGTCGTCCGCGACCAGAAGGGCGCGTTCGAGGACCTGTTCGACGAACTGGCGGCCGAGGGCTACTCGCGCGTCGAGGTCGACGGCGAGCAGTTCGACCTCTCGCTGGAGCGCCCCGAGCTGGACGAGAACTACGACCACACGATCGACGTGATCGTCGACCGCGTGAAGGTTCGCGAGGAGGACCGGTCTCGGATCACCGACTCCGTGGAGACCGCGCTGGAGGAGGCCGACGGCGTGCTGAAGGTGATCCTTCCGGACCCGCCGGAGGGCGACGAGTTCGACCTCGGCGGCAACGAGTCGCGGTCGACCGGCGACCTCGCCGGCGACGCGGACGACCGACTCGTCGTGGAGTTCTCCGAGGATCTCGCGTGCACCCACTGCGGCATCGACTTCTCGGAGATCGAGACGCGCTCGTTCTCGTTCAACTCGCCGCACGGCGCGTGCCCCGAGTGCGAGGGGATCGGTTCGACGAAGGAAGTCGACGAGGACCTCGTCGTCACGGACCCGAGCCAGCCGATCAAGCACGTGTTCGAGCCGTGGAGCTACAACCGCTCGTACTACCGGACTCGCCTCGACAACGTCGCCGATCACTTCGGTGTCAGCGTCGAGACGCCCTTCGAGGCGCTGTCCGAGTCCGAGCAGCGGCAGTTCCTCTACGGCACCGATCGACAGGTCGAGTTCGAACAGCAGACGAAAAACGGGGTGCGCCGGAAGACCCAGCGCTTCGAGGGCGTCGTCCCGAACCTGGAGCGGCGGCACGTCGAGACCGACTCCGACCGCACCCGCGAGCACATCGAGGAGTTCATGGCCGTCACCACATGTCCCGAGTGCGAGGGGACGCGCCTGAAGCCGCAGTCGCGGTCGGTGTACGTCGACGGTACGTCGATCACCGAGGTGAATCAGTTGTCCATCGGCGACGCCCTCGAACACTTCGAGGGGATGGAGGAGACGATGACCGAGCGCGAGCGCACCATCGCCACGGAGATCCTCAAGGAGATCCGCGCGCGTCTCGGCTTCATGGAGGAGGTCGGCCTCGAGTACCTCACCCTCGACCGCGAGGCGTCGACCCTCTCGGGCGGCGAGAGCCAGCGCATTCGACTGGCCACCCAGGTCGGCTCCGGACTGGTGGGCGTGCTGTACGTCCTCGACGAGCCGTCTATCGGCCTCCACCAGCGCGACAACGACCGCCTGCTCGACACGCTGGAGGGACTTCGCGACCTCGGAAACACCCTGCTCGTCGTCGAGCACGACGAGGCGACGATGCGCCGCGCCGACAACATCATCGACATCGGTCCCGGGCCGGGCAAGCGCGGCGGTGAGATCGTCGCCCAGGGCGACTTCGACGACATCGTGAACACCGACGAGTCGGTCACGGGCGACTACCTCGCCGGTCGCGAGGTCGTCGAGGTGCCGGGCAGCCGTCGCGACAGCGACGCGGCGCTGACGGTCGAGGGCGCGCGCCAGCACAACCTGAAGGACGTTGACGTGGACATCCCTGTCGGCCAGTTCACGGCCATCACCGGCGTCTCCGGGTCCGGCAAGTCCACCCTGATGCACGACGTGCTGTACAAGGGGCTCGCTCGCGAGATGAACGACAACACGGAGGTCGACCCCGGCGAGCACGACCGCATCACCGGGACCGATCACATCGAAGGCGTGCGACTCATCGACCAGTCGCCCATCGGCCGAACCCCGCGCTCGAACCCCGCGACGTACACGGACGTATTCGACTACGTCCGTGAGCTGTTCGCGGAAACGAAACTGGCGAACCAGCGCGGCTACGACAAGGGCCGCTTCTCGTTCAACGTCAAGGGCGGCCGCTGTGAGGAGTGCGGCGGTCAGGGACAGGTGAAGATCGAGATGAACTTCCTGTCGGACGTGCACGTCCCCTGCGAGGAGTGCGGCGGCGCTCGCTACAACGACGAGACGCTCGACGTGACGTACAAGGGGAAGACCATCGCGGACGTGCTCGACATGAGCGTCGACGAGGCGTACGACTTCTTCGAGTCCCACTCCGGCCTCGAACGCCGGCTCGGCCTCCTGAAGGACGTCGGACTCGACTACATGCAACTGGGCCAGCCCTCGACCACCCTCTCGGGCGGCGAGGCCCAGCGCGTGAAGCTCGCCGAGGAGCTCGGGAAGAAGGACGCCGGCGACACCCTCTACCTGTTGGACGAGCCGACCACGGGGCTCCACAAGGCCGACGAACGGAAGCTCATCGACGTGCTCCATCGGCTCACCGACAAGGGGAACACGGTCGTCGTCATCGAGCACGAGCTCGACCTGGTGAAGAACGCGGACAACATCGTCGACCTCGGTCCCGAGGGCGGCGAGGGCGGCGGCGAGGTCGTCGCCGAGGGCACCCCCGAGGCGGTCGCCCGCGTCGACGAGTCACACACCGGACGCTACCTCCGCGACTACCTCCCGAGGGTGGACGCCGAGGGTCCCCGCAGCGACCGCCGGATGCCCGCTCTGGCGGCCGAGGCGACGGAGTCGGCGGACGGGGACGACGCCGAGAGCGACGAGGAGGCGGTCGAGGCACCTGCGACCGACGACTGA
- a CDS encoding DUF5611 family protein translates to MKQYKMRRGEHLEDRMPDLKAEIEERFGPVAGTEEFDGHELYVVEDPENPVFERIVAGAAAYSGKKDKLAVHFEERPAEDVIAEGNADAAADAVDAKNQFLLDATGRDAKSRRESMKREVEDDAPDY, encoded by the coding sequence ATGAAACAGTACAAGATGCGTCGCGGCGAGCATCTCGAGGACCGGATGCCCGACCTGAAAGCCGAGATCGAAGAACGGTTCGGCCCCGTCGCGGGCACCGAGGAGTTCGACGGTCACGAACTGTACGTCGTCGAGGACCCCGAGAATCCGGTGTTCGAACGGATCGTGGCCGGCGCGGCCGCCTACTCGGGCAAGAAGGACAAGCTCGCCGTCCACTTCGAGGAGCGACCCGCCGAGGACGTCATCGCCGAGGGCAACGCCGACGCCGCCGCCGACGCCGTCGACGCGAAGAACCAGTTCCTCCTCGACGCCACCGGCCGCGACGCGAAGTCCCGCCGCGAATCGATGAAACGCGAGGTCGAGGACGACGCACCCGACTACTGA
- a CDS encoding ROK family protein, producing the protein MAHYVGVDLGATNLRAVVGDDRAEIRSRAETPTPRGSGIAITEAVLRVVREACSAAGVDPTDVAAAGIGSIGPLDLAEGVIDGPANIPDVGRVPLVGPLSELLDTDRVFLHNDTIAGVIGERFHSDRNPDDMVYVTISSGLGAGVCVDGHVLSGWDGNAGEVGHMVVDPDGAMTCGCGRDGHWEAYCSGNNIPEYARYLAETTDGLPTELALDSPDFSAVDVFDAHGDDPLADRVVERVADWNVVGFTNLANAYAPLVVRVGGAVALNNPEIVLDPVRERLEDTTFVNVPDVRLTDMGDDVVVKGALASAITDGTGERTA; encoded by the coding sequence ATGGCTCACTACGTGGGCGTGGACCTGGGGGCCACGAACCTCCGCGCCGTCGTCGGCGACGACCGTGCGGAGATCCGCTCGCGGGCGGAGACGCCCACCCCCCGCGGCTCCGGCATCGCGATCACCGAGGCGGTTCTGCGGGTCGTCCGCGAGGCGTGCTCGGCCGCCGGCGTCGATCCCACCGACGTGGCGGCGGCGGGGATCGGCTCTATCGGCCCGCTCGACCTGGCCGAGGGCGTCATCGACGGTCCGGCGAACATCCCCGACGTCGGCCGCGTTCCACTCGTGGGACCGCTCTCTGAACTGCTCGACACGGACCGCGTCTTCCTCCACAACGACACCATCGCGGGCGTCATCGGCGAGCGGTTCCACAGCGACCGCAACCCCGACGACATGGTGTACGTCACCATCTCCTCCGGGCTTGGCGCTGGCGTGTGCGTCGACGGCCACGTCCTCTCGGGCTGGGACGGTAACGCCGGCGAGGTCGGCCACATGGTCGTCGACCCCGACGGCGCGATGACGTGCGGGTGCGGCCGCGACGGCCACTGGGAGGCGTACTGCTCCGGCAACAACATCCCCGAGTACGCGCGCTACCTCGCCGAGACGACGGACGGCCTCCCGACGGAGTTGGCGCTCGACTCGCCGGACTTCTCGGCGGTCGACGTGTTCGACGCTCACGGCGACGACCCGCTGGCCGACCGCGTCGTCGAGCGCGTGGCCGACTGGAACGTCGTCGGCTTCACCAACCTCGCGAACGCCTACGCGCCGCTGGTCGTCCGCGTCGGCGGCGCTGTCGCGCTCAACAACCCCGAAATCGTCCTCGATCCCGTCCGCGAGCGCCTGGAGGACACCACCTTCGTCAACGTCCCCGACGTGCGCCTCACCGACATGGGCGACGACGTGGTCGTCAAGGGCGCGCTCGCGTCGGCGATCACCGACGGCACCGGCGAGCGCACGGCGTGA
- a CDS encoding NifU family protein encodes MSDLAERVETWMVGQMPIIQMHGGTSVVREADPDEGVVVVELGGTCSGCGISDITAQNIKRDLIMDFDEVEEVHVKVPDTGEMGSSTVEGGRGGDLQYSTESSDHF; translated from the coding sequence ATGAGCGACCTCGCGGAGCGCGTCGAGACGTGGATGGTCGGACAGATGCCGATCATCCAGATGCACGGCGGGACCAGCGTCGTGCGCGAGGCCGACCCCGATGAGGGCGTCGTCGTCGTCGAGCTCGGCGGCACCTGCTCGGGCTGTGGCATCTCCGACATCACCGCACAGAACATCAAACGCGACCTTATCATGGACTTCGACGAGGTCGAGGAGGTGCACGTGAAGGTGCCCGACACCGGCGAGATGGGCTCCAGCACCGTCGAGGGCGGCCGCGGCGGCGACCTACAGTACTCGACGGAGTCGTCGGACCACTTCTGA
- a CDS encoding DUF402 domain-containing protein, protein MSERRPGGDGDADGSDAGGSDASDSDSTTHRVRVRGIYATALTRSLLSAGHEVVQASPPIRRRFDADLPAADHDASVETTDDRQGVGVAGDPAAVADLRDHLLGVGVDALAWDDPAPLGTVFDGVVTETLGGGAVVDLGEVGDDAPEGYLPFGNADDHVAKGDAVRVQVLEAAAPWADDRAVLDTRIRAMAGLATLVPGREGVRVSGADDADARELAGMTDLLAADVPDGWGIEWSRDARDASMDALGDALARASDRARTLESALEEPRGEPGPLASPTAGAWVWFGRSCRFALDETRREVTTTMPGHHRTKAASRSASAGVDLAEALVASDEFSRDSGADTDFPFGVVADQFGPREGDRIAIGHGKPDGRLIVLGRGDVTDLDPADGSLTLERRMSAGGSYDALDARREAGDVATTTFREGRWWYPTVYRDEDGDRKGTYVNVCTPVEAFPDSVRYVDLHVDVVKHGDGRVERVDDDELDEAVERGEVTEELAEKARSVASALERAL, encoded by the coding sequence ATGAGCGAACGGAGGCCCGGCGGCGACGGCGACGCGGACGGGAGCGACGCCGGCGGGAGCGACGCGAGCGACTCCGACTCGACGACCCACCGGGTCCGCGTCCGTGGAATCTACGCCACGGCCCTCACTCGGTCGCTGCTCTCGGCCGGCCACGAGGTGGTGCAGGCGAGCCCGCCGATCCGGCGGCGCTTCGACGCCGACCTCCCCGCCGCCGACCACGACGCGAGCGTCGAGACGACCGACGACCGCCAGGGCGTCGGCGTCGCCGGCGACCCCGCGGCCGTCGCGGACCTCCGGGACCACCTGCTCGGCGTGGGAGTCGACGCGCTCGCCTGGGACGACCCCGCGCCGCTCGGGACCGTGTTCGACGGCGTCGTGACCGAGACGCTCGGCGGCGGCGCGGTCGTCGACCTCGGCGAGGTCGGCGACGACGCCCCCGAGGGGTACCTCCCGTTCGGCAACGCCGACGACCACGTCGCCAAGGGCGACGCCGTCCGCGTGCAGGTGCTCGAGGCGGCCGCGCCGTGGGCGGACGACCGCGCCGTGCTCGACACGCGGATCCGGGCGATGGCCGGCCTCGCGACGCTCGTCCCCGGCCGGGAGGGCGTCCGCGTGAGCGGAGCGGACGACGCCGACGCCCGCGAACTCGCCGGGATGACCGACCTCCTCGCGGCGGACGTGCCCGACGGCTGGGGGATCGAGTGGAGCCGCGACGCCCGCGACGCGAGCATGGACGCCCTTGGCGACGCGCTGGCGCGGGCGAGCGACCGCGCTCGAACGCTCGAGTCGGCGCTGGAGGAGCCGCGGGGCGAGCCGGGACCCCTCGCGTCGCCGACGGCGGGCGCGTGGGTGTGGTTCGGCCGCAGTTGTCGATTCGCCCTGGACGAGACGCGCCGCGAGGTGACGACGACGATGCCCGGCCACCACCGGACGAAGGCGGCCTCGCGGTCGGCGTCCGCGGGCGTCGACCTCGCGGAAGCGCTGGTCGCGTCGGACGAGTTCTCCCGCGACTCCGGCGCAGACACGGACTTCCCGTTCGGCGTCGTCGCCGACCAGTTCGGCCCCCGCGAGGGCGACCGGATCGCCATCGGCCACGGAAAGCCCGACGGGAGACTCATCGTGCTCGGCCGCGGGGACGTGACCGACCTCGACCCCGCCGACGGCTCGCTCACGCTCGAACGACGGATGAGCGCCGGCGGGAGCTACGACGCCCTCGACGCCCGACGCGAGGCCGGCGACGTGGCGACGACGACGTTCCGCGAGGGTCGGTGGTGGTACCCGACCGTCTACCGCGACGAGGACGGCGACAGGAAGGGGACGTACGTGAACGTCTGCACGCCCGTCGAGGCGTTCCCCGACTCGGTCCGCTACGTCGACCTCCACGTCGACGTGGTCAAACACGGCGACGGTCGCGTCGAGCGCGTCGACGACGACGAACTCGACGAGGCCGTCGAACGCGGCGAGGTCACCGAGGAACTGGCCGAGAAGGCCCGGAGCGTCGCGAGCGCGCTGGAACGGGCGCTGTAA